A window of Formosa sp. Hel1_31_208 contains these coding sequences:
- a CDS encoding DUF6249 domain-containing protein, with protein sequence MGSELIIIPIIFGAIFGVFYLYFSTRNKERLALIEKDASIFMKGKQHAAPIWKVLTLNLSLLLMGIGLGTFIASIIDNYSTLDEDAIYPATIFFMAGVGLFIGFNMTKNLDKE encoded by the coding sequence ATGGGATCAGAATTAATCATTATACCAATTATATTTGGTGCAATCTTTGGAGTATTTTATTTATATTTTTCAACGCGAAACAAAGAACGTTTAGCACTTATCGAAAAAGATGCAAGTATTTTTATGAAAGGTAAACAGCACGCAGCGCCAATCTGGAAAGTACTTACCCTTAACCTTTCCCTTTTATTAATGGGCATAGGGCTAGGAACTTTTATAGCATCTATTATAGATAATTACTCAACATTAGACGAAGACGCCATTTATCCTGCAACAATTTTCTTTATGGCTGGAGTGGGACTTTTTATAGGCTTTAATATGACCAAAAACCTTGATAAAGAATAA
- a CDS encoding DoxX family protein, translating into MTSAWHLYVMAVMYIIAGIMHFVKPKLYLRVMPRYLPYHKPLVFWSGIAEIALGIGLCIPDLKTISIYGIIAMLAVFLLVHFYMLSGKKASAGVPNWLLILRIPLQFGLMYWAWWYL; encoded by the coding sequence ATGACTAGTGCTTGGCACCTATATGTGATGGCTGTGATGTATATTATCGCTGGTATTATGCATTTTGTCAAACCAAAACTCTATCTGCGTGTCATGCCAAGATATTTACCATACCATAAACCCTTGGTGTTTTGGAGTGGTATAGCGGAAATAGCATTGGGTATTGGTTTATGCATACCAGATTTAAAAACCATTTCTATTTATGGTATCATTGCCATGCTCGCAGTATTCTTACTCGTACATTTTTATATGTTATCTGGTAAGAAAGCATCGGCTGGTGTGCCAAATTGGCTCCTTATACTTCGCATTCCTTTGCAGTTTGGTTTGATGTATTGGGCTTGGTGGTATTTATAA
- a CDS encoding M28 family peptidase, translated as MKTFGVKPYYDTYRDNFKVGEMDAFNVVGFIEGTDTTLKNEVIVLGAHYDHIGYAKAIENDSIANGANDNAAGTSAVMAIAKYFATKKNNKRKYYDRFVFC; from the coding sequence TTGAAAACTTTTGGTGTAAAACCGTATTACGATACATATAGAGATAACTTTAAAGTTGGTGAAATGGACGCATTTAATGTGGTTGGTTTTATTGAAGGTACAGATACAACACTTAAGAATGAGGTTATTGTGTTAGGAGCACATTACGATCACATCGGATATGCAAAAGCTATAGAGAATGATTCAATAGCTAATGGTGCAAACGATAATGCGGCAGGAACAAGTGCTGTTATGGCAATAGCCAAGTATTTCGCAACTAAGAAAAATAATAAGCGCAAGTATTATGATCGCTTTGTTTTCTGCTGA
- a CDS encoding pyruvate dehydrogenase complex dihydrolipoamide acetyltransferase has protein sequence MPRLSDTMEEGTVATWLKKVGDKIEEGDILAEIETDKATMEFESFNEGTLLHIGIGEGETAKVDSLLAIIGEEGEDISGLLIGGASENKVDDVNAAKESEDLEKQSEDIQDAETSNDVEIPEGVIVVTMPRLSDTMEEGTVATWLKKVGDAVEEGDILAEIETDKATMEFESFQSGTLLHVGLNEGESAKVDALLAIIGPAGTDVSAVAKNFKVGASSSKAKTEETPKQETIATPKTESKKTIATAQVSTGVVSTNNGRIFVSPLAKKMAEEKGINLSQVQGSGENGRIVKRDIENFTPVITAQSSAPVAKFVPSGQEDFDEVLNSNMRKAIAKNLAKSKFTAPHYYLNVEFDMENAMAFRAQYNSIPDTKISYNDMIVKACALALRQHPQVNSQWFDHRMQLNNHVHIGVAVAVPDGLVVPVVRFANEQSLPQIGAAVKDYAGRARNKKLTLDEMEGSTFTISNLGMFGIESFTSIINQPNSAILSVGAIVSKPVVKNGQVVPGNTMKLTMACDHRTVDGATGAQFLETLKGYIENPVTMLV, from the coding sequence ATGCCGCGTTTGAGCGATACAATGGAAGAAGGAACTGTTGCCACTTGGTTAAAAAAAGTAGGAGACAAAATTGAAGAAGGTGATATTTTAGCTGAAATTGAAACTGATAAGGCTACAATGGAGTTTGAATCTTTCAATGAAGGAACTTTACTTCATATCGGTATCGGAGAAGGCGAAACAGCTAAAGTTGATTCGCTTTTAGCCATTATTGGTGAAGAAGGAGAAGACATCTCAGGTCTATTAATTGGTGGAGCTTCTGAAAATAAGGTTGATGATGTTAACGCAGCTAAAGAGTCAGAAGACCTTGAAAAACAATCTGAAGACATTCAAGATGCTGAGACATCTAATGACGTTGAAATACCCGAAGGAGTTATAGTAGTGACTATGCCTCGATTGAGCGATACAATGGAAGAAGGGACTGTCGCGACTTGGTTGAAAAAGGTAGGTGATGCTGTTGAAGAAGGTGATATTTTAGCAGAAATTGAAACTGATAAAGCGACTATGGAATTTGAATCGTTCCAATCGGGAACTTTATTACATGTTGGTTTAAATGAAGGTGAATCTGCTAAAGTAGACGCACTTTTAGCAATCATTGGGCCTGCAGGTACAGATGTGTCTGCTGTGGCGAAAAACTTTAAAGTTGGAGCTTCATCTTCTAAAGCAAAAACAGAAGAAACTCCAAAACAAGAAACTATAGCGACTCCAAAAACAGAGTCAAAGAAAACAATTGCTACTGCTCAAGTTAGCACAGGAGTTGTTTCTACAAATAATGGTCGAATTTTTGTGTCGCCGTTAGCAAAGAAAATGGCTGAAGAAAAAGGGATCAATTTGTCTCAAGTCCAAGGTTCTGGGGAGAATGGCCGAATTGTTAAACGCGATATAGAAAACTTTACACCAGTAATAACAGCCCAGTCTTCAGCGCCAGTAGCTAAATTTGTGCCTTCTGGTCAGGAAGATTTTGATGAAGTTCTAAACTCAAATATGCGTAAAGCGATTGCTAAAAATTTAGCAAAATCGAAATTTACAGCACCACATTATTACTTAAATGTGGAGTTTGATATGGAAAATGCAATGGCTTTTAGAGCACAGTACAATTCCATACCAGATACAAAGATCTCTTATAATGATATGATTGTGAAAGCTTGTGCTTTAGCGTTGCGTCAACATCCACAAGTGAACTCACAATGGTTTGATCATAGAATGCAACTTAATAATCATGTACACATAGGTGTTGCAGTTGCAGTCCCTGATGGCCTTGTTGTTCCTGTGGTGCGTTTTGCAAATGAGCAAAGTTTGCCACAAATTGGAGCTGCGGTAAAAGATTATGCTGGACGTGCTCGCAACAAGAAACTAACTTTAGACGAAATGGAGGGTAGTACCTTTACAATTTCTAATTTAGGAATGTTCGGCATTGAGAGTTTTACCTCAATCATAAATCAGCCAAACTCTGCAATCTTATCAGTTGGAGCTATAGTGTCTAAGCCAGTAGTTAAAAATGGACAAGTTGTTCCTGGCAATACAATGAAATTGACAATGGCCTGTGATCATAGGACTGTAGATGGTGCGACAGGAGCTCAATTTTTAGAAACGTTAAAAGGCTATATTGAGAATCCTGTAACAATGCTCGTTTAA
- the pdhA gene encoding pyruvate dehydrogenase (acetyl-transferring) E1 component subunit alpha, with protein MQKITKEVYLKWYEDMLFWRKFEDKLAAVYIQQKVRGFLHLYNGQEAVLAGALHAMDLTKDKMITAYRNHVQPIGMGVDPKRVMAELYGKATGTSQGLGGSMHIFSKEHRFYGGHGIVGGQIPLGAGIAFGDKYHGSDAVTLCCFGDGAARQGSLHETFNLAMLWNLPVVFVCENNGYAMGTSVERTANHTDIWKLGLGYEMPCGPVDGMNPVKVAEAFDEAITRARTGGGPTFLEVKTYRYRGHSMSDAQHYRTKDEVAEYKKIDPITQVKDILLEKKYATDDEIKVMDKRVKDLVKECEQFAEDSPYPDLNVMYDAVYEQEDYPFIQHKI; from the coding sequence ATGCAAAAAATAACAAAAGAAGTTTACCTAAAATGGTATGAAGACATGTTATTCTGGAGAAAGTTTGAAGACAAACTTGCTGCAGTTTACATTCAACAAAAAGTAAGAGGATTTCTTCACCTATATAATGGTCAAGAAGCGGTGTTAGCTGGAGCGCTTCATGCTATGGATTTGACGAAAGATAAAATGATTACGGCATACAGAAACCACGTTCAGCCTATTGGGATGGGTGTGGACCCTAAGCGTGTCATGGCGGAATTATATGGTAAGGCTACAGGGACCTCTCAAGGGTTAGGTGGATCAATGCATATTTTTTCAAAAGAACATCGGTTTTATGGTGGTCATGGAATCGTTGGGGGTCAAATTCCATTAGGAGCGGGTATAGCATTTGGGGATAAATACCATGGAAGTGATGCTGTGACCTTATGTTGTTTTGGAGATGGTGCTGCACGTCAAGGGTCATTGCATGAGACATTTAACTTAGCAATGCTCTGGAATTTGCCAGTTGTTTTTGTTTGTGAAAATAATGGTTATGCAATGGGAACTTCTGTTGAACGTACTGCAAACCATACGGATATATGGAAACTCGGATTAGGATATGAAATGCCTTGTGGTCCTGTTGATGGGATGAATCCAGTGAAAGTTGCCGAAGCTTTTGACGAAGCTATTACAAGAGCACGAACTGGTGGTGGGCCAACATTCTTAGAGGTTAAAACTTATCGCTATAGAGGTCATTCGATGAGTGATGCTCAGCATTATAGAACGAAAGACGAAGTGGCAGAGTACAAGAAAATAGATCCAATCACTCAGGTAAAAGATATTCTTTTAGAAAAGAAATATGCCACCGACGACGAGATTAAAGTCATGGACAAGCGCGTTAAAGATTTGGTTAAAGAATGTGAGCAATTTGCCGAAGATTCTCCTTATCCAGATTTAAATGTGATGTACGATGCCGTATACGAACAAGAAGATTATCCATTTATACAACACAAAATATAA
- the cdd gene encoding cytidine deaminase, with protein sequence MKEIRIESKLSVYDNSNELPNHIASLMENAKEARLKAYAPYSKFLVGAALLLDNGEIITGSNQENASYPSGLCAERTAIYYAGAQYPDAKIVSMAITAGAQNNINTTPIPPCGACRQTIAEYEVKQEFPIEIYFMGTSGKIVKSHSLANLLPLGFDRSFL encoded by the coding sequence ATGAAGGAGATTAGAATTGAGTCAAAGCTTAGTGTTTATGATAACTCTAATGAGTTACCAAATCATATTGCATCCTTAATGGAAAACGCCAAAGAAGCTAGATTAAAAGCTTATGCACCTTATTCAAAGTTTTTAGTAGGCGCTGCATTATTATTAGACAATGGTGAAATCATAACAGGAAGTAACCAAGAAAACGCATCTTATCCCTCTGGTTTATGTGCCGAACGAACAGCTATATACTATGCAGGAGCTCAATATCCAGATGCTAAAATTGTAAGTATGGCAATAACCGCTGGAGCTCAAAACAACATCAATACCACACCAATTCCTCCTTGTGGAGCTTGCAGACAAACAATAGCTGAATACGAAGTGAAGCAAGAGTTTCCAATAGAAATTTACTTTATGGGTACATCTGGAAAGATTGTCAAGTCTCACTCGCTCGCAAATTTATTACCGCTGGGATTCGATCGTAGTTTTCTATAA
- the porV gene encoding type IX secretion system outer membrane channel protein PorV, with the protein MKKYILALIILTVFNTLNAQETITFDNQSTVITTGVPFMLIAPDARAAGMGDMGVATSVDAYAQQWNAAKYTFSEAKSGIAVSYTPYLSRLVNDISIAYLTYFNRINERSAFGFSFKYFGLGEIEIRENEFVDPIIEKPNEFTIDASYSLRLADQFSMAVVLRYLRSDLRIQSVDANAQAAGSFGVDITGYYQSEEEAYNSFNGRTRFGFAIQNLGPKIKYDDGGRENFLPTNLRLGGGFDFIFDDYNKLSVTAEVTKLLVPTPPLFGFVDTDGDGQQTVDDPSTTDIDEGEPTIITGGQSNDVGFLSGVFQSFGDAPGGFSEELKEFTWALGAEYLYQESFAFRAGYFNESDEKGARKFFALGAGFKYTTINIDLSYLFSASKVQSPLENTLRFSLTFNFGDGEYDEY; encoded by the coding sequence ATGAAAAAATACATTTTAGCCCTAATTATACTTACAGTATTTAACACGTTAAATGCTCAAGAAACCATAACATTTGATAATCAGTCTACAGTAATAACAACTGGTGTGCCCTTTATGTTGATTGCGCCCGACGCGCGAGCTGCAGGTATGGGAGATATGGGAGTTGCGACTTCTGTAGATGCATATGCACAACAATGGAACGCTGCGAAGTATACATTTTCTGAAGCAAAATCAGGAATAGCAGTGAGTTATACGCCTTATTTGAGTAGATTAGTAAATGATATTTCTATTGCTTATTTGACCTATTTTAATAGAATCAATGAGCGAAGTGCCTTTGGTTTTAGTTTTAAATATTTTGGCCTTGGAGAAATTGAAATTCGTGAAAATGAATTTGTAGACCCTATCATAGAAAAACCTAATGAATTTACAATAGATGCGTCGTATTCTTTACGATTGGCAGATCAGTTTTCAATGGCAGTAGTATTGCGCTATTTACGCTCGGATTTACGAATCCAGTCTGTTGATGCTAATGCTCAAGCTGCTGGATCTTTTGGTGTTGACATTACTGGATATTATCAGAGTGAAGAAGAAGCATACAATAGTTTTAACGGTAGAACACGCTTTGGATTCGCCATTCAAAACTTAGGACCTAAAATTAAATATGATGATGGTGGTAGAGAGAACTTCTTACCAACAAATTTGCGTTTAGGTGGAGGGTTTGATTTCATCTTTGATGATTACAACAAATTATCAGTTACGGCTGAAGTGACAAAACTTTTAGTGCCTACACCTCCCTTATTTGGATTTGTAGATACAGATGGTGACGGTCAGCAAACAGTAGACGATCCATCCACAACAGATATTGATGAAGGAGAACCTACGATTATTACGGGAGGTCAATCTAATGATGTAGGGTTCTTATCAGGCGTTTTTCAATCTTTTGGTGATGCGCCAGGAGGATTTAGTGAAGAATTAAAAGAGTTTACTTGGGCTTTAGGTGCTGAGTATTTATACCAAGAGTCTTTTGCATTTAGAGCTGGTTATTTTAATGAAAGTGATGAAAAAGGAGCACGAAAGTTTTTTGCTTTAGGTGCAGGATTTAAATACACGACAATAAATATCGACTTATCATATTTATTCTCGGCTTCAAAGGTGCAAAGCCCGTTAGAAAATACACTTCGTTTCTCTCTAACCTTTAACTTTGGAGATGGCGAATATGACGAATATTAG
- the porU gene encoding type IX secretion system sortase PorU: MKKYLLLPLIVCSLFGFSQQKQFNISWESPRTLETSTASLEVPGFDKKHFNFTYKKGLIFFSQWEESNYINENSVVLSQVSYSNMTVSELKQLPLELIPNAPKLSLKNAIDRDEISAYFEITPIINDRGIYKKMTSFTITYQYGNLSRSAQSTQEITNSILNTGTWHRFYVDKSGVFRLSKSFLSSIGVNTNVDPRTIKIYGNGGAMLPLANNEYYPFDLTENAIRFVGEEDGVFNNEDFILFYAEGPTGYNEDSDTNLNLYSNKSYYYVNTQGAFGKRIQSLNQPDGSPTIDVNTFQDYQFYEVDENNLAKIGRRWFGERFDIENEQDFSFNFPNIIASEPAKMKVITAGVSESTITDMKILLNGTLISTLGFVIVDDPILADSKTFDQEVDLPSSDVAVKLIFNNNSNPSAFGYLDYISIEATRGLIFEGTQFRFRNDDVALNPGIVEYTIGNASSIQEVWDITDKYNVQRVVNSDQSANFSFKDVAGTNKNYVTVSSIDYYQPSRDANTSVSNQNIKGTIFQNAQGEFQDVDYIIVSHNNFVTQAERLAQINREQYNLNVKVVTLNEIYHEFSSGNPDISAIRNMVKYVYDNASSPDRRMKYLCLFGDASYDYKDRISNNTNIVPIWNSLESFSLTSSFISDDFYGMMDENEGLMQIQDRLDIAVGRILAESPQRAKELVDKIDGYYQEEAFGSWRNNFVVISDDVDKDWEIVLESTTDAIGNEVTEEKPFMNVIKIHTDAFQQESTASGERYPEVNKAIKDAIEVGALVVNYFGHGGEDGLSGERIFTKNDAQDIRNVCKFPLFVTVTCEYTKFDNPQRITAGEFTYWNKIGGAIGLITTTRQIFVTIGVSFNEVLDQYLFSYGSNEYPTIGEALRRTKNDVGVVGSPQKSLVFFIGDPAMQLAFAKPEIRLTQVNDIPLSQFNEPLKALDRVKMSGEVYDSSGNFLSNYNGVVTATVFDKEIDRQTLGNDGTTSNGDLIILDFKTIGETIFKGQATVTNGNFEFEYVVPRDIGIPVGQGKVSFYSKQDNILDDKAGYSFDIQVGGINENAEEDNIGPVINLFMNDENFVSGGITNEQPTLIAKLQDDNGINTASGIGHDITAIIDGDETNPFVLNDYYQANVDDYQSGKLSYAFRELEPGLHTLTLKAWDVYNNSSIAEIEFLVRDKDDELVITNVLNYPNPFIDYTEFWFNHNSSDVLDVSVQIFTVSGKLVRTLNGQTSGGSKITSSLSKDIVWDGRDDFGEKIGKGVYVYKLKVRSNRLNKQVEKIEKLVIL, encoded by the coding sequence ATGAAAAAGTACTTACTATTACCATTAATTGTTTGCTCTTTATTTGGGTTTTCTCAGCAAAAGCAATTTAATATTAGTTGGGAATCACCAAGAACCTTAGAAACTTCAACAGCATCATTAGAAGTTCCTGGATTTGATAAAAAACATTTTAACTTTACTTATAAGAAAGGCTTAATATTCTTTTCACAATGGGAAGAGAGTAATTATATCAATGAAAATTCTGTTGTGTTAAGCCAGGTTTCTTACAGTAATATGACTGTTTCAGAGTTGAAACAACTTCCTTTAGAATTGATTCCTAATGCGCCAAAACTAAGTTTAAAGAATGCGATTGATAGAGATGAAATTTCCGCTTATTTTGAAATTACGCCAATTATTAATGATCGTGGTATCTATAAAAAGATGACTTCTTTTACGATTACATACCAGTATGGAAACTTATCTCGATCGGCTCAAAGCACTCAAGAAATTACAAATTCAATTTTGAATACGGGTACTTGGCATAGATTTTATGTAGATAAATCTGGAGTATTTAGATTGAGTAAGTCGTTTTTAAGTTCGATAGGTGTCAATACTAATGTCGACCCAAGAACCATAAAGATTTATGGTAATGGTGGTGCTATGCTGCCATTAGCCAACAATGAGTATTATCCATTTGATCTTACGGAAAATGCGATTCGATTTGTTGGAGAAGAGGACGGTGTATTCAATAATGAAGATTTCATCTTGTTTTATGCCGAAGGTCCGACGGGTTACAATGAAGACAGTGATACTAATTTAAATCTCTATTCTAATAAATCCTATTATTATGTAAATACTCAAGGCGCATTTGGTAAGCGGATACAGTCATTGAATCAACCTGATGGAAGTCCAACTATAGACGTAAATACCTTTCAAGATTATCAGTTTTATGAAGTGGATGAAAATAACTTGGCAAAAATAGGAAGACGCTGGTTTGGTGAACGCTTTGATATTGAAAATGAACAAGACTTTAGCTTTAACTTTCCAAACATTATTGCATCCGAACCAGCAAAGATGAAAGTTATTACCGCAGGAGTTAGTGAGTCGACCATTACCGATATGAAAATCTTATTAAATGGTACATTGATTAGTACTTTAGGGTTTGTTATTGTTGATGATCCTATTCTCGCGGATAGTAAAACCTTTGATCAAGAGGTTGATTTACCTTCATCTGATGTTGCTGTTAAATTGATTTTTAATAATAATAGTAACCCATCAGCATTTGGTTATTTAGACTATATCTCTATTGAAGCTACAAGAGGATTAATCTTTGAAGGCACGCAATTCAGGTTTAGAAATGATGACGTGGCTCTTAACCCAGGAATTGTAGAATACACAATTGGTAATGCCAGCTCAATACAAGAAGTTTGGGATATAACCGATAAATATAATGTACAAAGAGTAGTAAATAGTGATCAGAGTGCCAACTTCAGTTTTAAAGACGTTGCTGGAACTAATAAAAATTATGTCACCGTTTCAAGTATAGATTATTACCAGCCGTCGAGAGACGCAAATACTTCAGTAAGCAACCAGAATATAAAAGGAACCATTTTTCAAAATGCACAAGGCGAGTTTCAGGATGTCGACTATATTATTGTATCTCATAATAATTTTGTGACACAAGCCGAACGTCTAGCTCAAATTAATAGAGAACAATATAATTTAAATGTCAAAGTGGTAACTTTAAATGAAATTTATCATGAGTTTAGCTCTGGTAATCCCGATATATCAGCCATAAGAAATATGGTTAAATATGTGTATGATAACGCTAGTTCTCCCGATCGAAGAATGAAATATTTATGTCTTTTCGGAGATGCATCCTACGATTATAAAGATCGTATTTCAAATAATACTAATATCGTACCAATATGGAATTCATTGGAGAGTTTTAGTTTGACCTCTTCATTTATTTCTGATGATTTCTACGGAATGATGGATGAAAATGAAGGTTTGATGCAAATTCAAGATCGATTAGATATTGCTGTTGGTAGAATATTAGCTGAGTCTCCTCAGCGCGCCAAAGAGTTAGTAGATAAAATAGACGGTTATTATCAAGAAGAAGCATTTGGCAGTTGGAGAAATAATTTTGTAGTTATTTCAGATGATGTTGATAAAGACTGGGAAATAGTTCTTGAAAGCACAACCGATGCTATTGGAAATGAGGTGACAGAAGAAAAACCTTTTATGAATGTTATCAAGATTCATACGGACGCGTTTCAACAAGAATCCACGGCGAGCGGAGAACGTTACCCTGAAGTGAATAAAGCCATTAAAGATGCGATTGAAGTTGGTGCTTTGGTTGTTAATTATTTTGGTCATGGCGGAGAAGACGGATTGTCTGGTGAACGTATTTTTACAAAGAACGATGCTCAAGATATAAGAAATGTATGCAAATTTCCACTCTTTGTGACTGTGACCTGTGAGTATACAAAGTTTGATAATCCACAAAGAATAACGGCCGGTGAATTTACCTATTGGAATAAAATAGGAGGGGCTATTGGATTAATTACCACGACAAGACAGATTTTTGTTACTATAGGTGTGTCTTTTAATGAAGTTCTTGATCAGTACTTGTTTAGTTATGGATCAAATGAGTATCCTACTATTGGAGAAGCCCTAAGACGAACTAAAAATGATGTTGGTGTTGTTGGAAGCCCTCAAAAATCACTAGTGTTTTTTATTGGTGATCCTGCAATGCAATTAGCATTTGCAAAGCCCGAAATTCGTTTAACTCAAGTTAACGATATTCCATTAAGCCAATTTAATGAGCCACTTAAAGCATTGGATAGAGTTAAAATGTCTGGAGAAGTTTATGATAGTTCAGGAAATTTCTTGTCAAATTATAATGGCGTCGTCACTGCGACTGTATTTGATAAAGAAATTGATCGACAAACCTTAGGAAACGACGGGACGACAAGTAATGGGGATCTTATTATATTGGATTTTAAAACGATAGGAGAAACTATTTTTAAAGGACAGGCGACTGTAACCAATGGAAACTTTGAATTTGAATATGTGGTGCCTCGAGATATCGGAATTCCAGTAGGGCAAGGTAAGGTGAGTTTTTATTCTAAACAAGATAATATACTTGATGATAAGGCAGGTTATAGTTTCGATATTCAAGTAGGAGGTATAAATGAAAATGCAGAGGAAGACAATATTGGTCCGGTAATCAATTTGTTTATGAATGATGAAAATTTCGTATCCGGAGGAATTACCAATGAACAACCAACACTTATTGCAAAATTGCAAGATGATAACGGAATCAATACAGCAAGTGGTATTGGTCATGATATTACTGCGATTATTGATGGTGATGAAACCAATCCATTTGTTCTAAATGATTATTATCAAGCCAATGTAGATGACTACCAAAGCGGAAAATTAAGTTATGCCTTTAGAGAACTAGAGCCAGGGTTACATACCTTAACGCTTAAAGCTTGGGATGTATATAATAATTCATCAATTGCCGAAATAGAATTTCTAGTGCGAGATAAAGATGATGAATTGGTCATTACTAATGTTTTAAACTATCCAAATCCGTTTATTGATTATACCGAATTTTGGTTTAATCACAATAGTTCAGATGTTTTAGACGTTTCAGTACAAATATTTACGGTTTCTGGTAAACTTGTTCGTACATTAAATGGTCAAACTTCGGGAGGAAGTAAAATCACGAGCTCACTTTCAAAGGATATTGTTTGGGATGGTAGAGACGATTTCGGAGAAAAAATAGGAAAAGGAGTTTATGTTTATAAACTAAAAGTGAGATCGAACCGTTTAAATAAACAAGTTGAAAAAATCGAAAAACTTGTCATACTATAA